A window from Centropristis striata isolate RG_2023a ecotype Rhode Island chromosome 4, C.striata_1.0, whole genome shotgun sequence encodes these proteins:
- the LOC131969465 gene encoding TRPM8 channel-associated factor homolog → MCKTFNLKYSFCSHRSTRCTHKHNLQLTQYTFSCHPAIQPPHPIFRASTFLTMSDQPTQSYHEGAYKSLMRGLTELNILVDSVPCELVLSGDHAFPLAMNSQGQVLMAASLYGSGRIVVLSHESYLTLFPALVENAVTWLRGDGSDNLSVGVHNSAKWVAKNLSKSGFNVQVVGKFSDSAGVGVYVTDAYSVAPDANDLVAFMKAGGGVLIGGQAWHWATSHPPETTILQFPGNKVSGVSGINFTPYYGTAEILPVPPHIPSSWMALRVGKNFEDDWKSLLQGVSEFDLGRDLVASEVLVHGPLAFPIGTTEDGRAFLAGTYYGKGRVIVIAHEAPMSSKALSSFWNNAIGWLDQGRKGVVGVVPGRGYLSQSGLQYEETEFRKDLSVFVCDVYSDQHMEEIQDFVAEGGGLLIGGHAWYWAQTHPGRNPMTDFLGNKILNKMGLSLLAATIKEDTYKATKETYHFRQFLHSFVGHLTKGTTLTEQDEEKLEKLESGCINFLNMKAYDSYSYTQVLTILTDMLKSHMPQVSENNPVKTPTDHLLLSLGIEVYNVSPDRDALLPYLIHDAKMPFVYNRRLRINADTAGSAEWISTGLYLSPGLKTEMIMPAELVNKNWMVQIGCQSDYLKHEELKRAPRVHQTFLVDTEKMEVWNLWGGLIYLVAPPNMKVEGAEVRVQIATPAPYYKCGVTTADEWPSLRTAPAPWAEFEFDNIVLTVPSEVIRGLERPDEVAGLWNDIMKGVADLAVIPRKFERKERIVADVQISAGWMHAGYPVMMHSSKASELFRLNDARTKGLWGESHELGHNQQRSNWEFRPHTTEATCNLWSVYVHEEVLGLNRAKAHEALTLKERKERVEKYIREGRNLSNWKLWVALETYLQLQERFGWGAFKEVFAAYHEMSGVPTDNDGKMNLYAETFSRAVEMNLCGFFKAWGWPITRATEEILCSLPPWRDHPMV, encoded by the exons atgtgtaaaacatttaatttgaagTACTCTTTCTGTTCCCATAGGTCAACCCGGTGCACTCACAAACACAACCTTCAGTTGACTCAGTACACTTTCTCGTGCCATCCTGCCATCCAACCTCCTCATCCTATCTTCAGAGCATCGACCTTTCTCACCATGTCCGACCAACCCACCCAGTCCTACCATGAAGGGGCCTATAAGTCCCTGATGAGAGGCTTGACAGAGCTGAACATCCTTGTGGACAGTGTTCCCTGTGAGCTGGTGCTGAGTGGAGACCATGCCTTTCCTTTGGCAATGAACAGCCAAGGCCAGGTCCTGATGGCGGCCTCTCTGTACGGCAGTGGAAGGATTGTGGTCCTGAGTCATGAGTCCTACCTGACCCTCTTTCCTGCTCTGGTGGAGAACGCAGTGACCTGGCTGAGAGGAGATGGATCTGATAACCTGTCTGTCGGGGTCCACAATAGCGCCAAGTGGGTCGCTAAAAACCTCAGCAAGTCCGGCTTCAACGTCCAAGTTGTTGGGAAATTCAGTGACAGTGCTGGGGTcggtgtgtatgtgactgatGCCTACAGCGTGGCTCCAGACGCAAATGACCTGGTGGCGTTTATGAAAGCTGGAGGAGGAGTGCTGATAGGCGGGCAGGCGTGGCACTGGGCTACAAGTCATCCTCCCGAGACCACAATTCTTCAATTTCCAGGGAATAAGGTGTCTGGTGTATCAGGGATCAACTTTACTCCATATTATGGGACGGCAGAGATCCTGCCTGTTCCCCCTCACATCCCATCCTCATGGATGGCTTTACG TGTTGGTAAAAATTTTGAGGATGACTGGAAGTCCTTACTACAGGGGGTTTCAGAGTTTGACCTCGGGCGTGATTTAGTGGCTTCTGAGGTTCTGGTCCACGGCCCACTAGCCTTCCCCATTGGTACCACTGAGGATGGGCGAGCGTTCCTGGCTGGAACCTACTATGGGAAGGGACGAGTCATTGTGATTGCACATGAAGCTCCTATGTCATCAAAG GCACTGTCTTCATTTTGGAACAATGCCATTGGTTGGTTGGACCAAGGCCGGAAGGGGGTTGTTGGTGTTGTGCCAGGGCGCGGCTATCTCAGCCAGTCAGGGTTACAGTATGAGGAGACAGAGTTCAGGAAAGacctgagtgtgtttgtttgtgacgTGTACAGCGACCAACACATGGAGGAAATCCAAGACTTTGTAGCAGAGGGAGGAGGCCTGCTGATTGGTGGACACGCATGGTACTGGGCACAGACTCATCCTGGGCGAAACCCAATGACTGATTTCTTAG GAAACAAAATCCTGAACAAAATGGGTTTAAGCCTGTTGGCAGCAACGATTAAAGAAGATACCTACAAGGCCACAAAGGAAACATACCACTTTCGCCAGTTTCTGCATTCCTTTGTTGGTCATCTTACCAAGGGCACAACACTCACCGAGCAGGATgaggaaaagcttgaaaaactGGAGTCTGGGTGCATCAACTTCTTGAACATGAAGGCCTATGATAGCTACTCCTACACACAGGTGCTGACCATCCTCACTGACATGTTGAAGTCCCACATGCCACAG gTGAGTGAGAACAACCCTGTGAAGACTCCCACGGACCACCTACTCCTCAGTCTCGGGATAGAGGTATATAATGTGTCCCCAGATCGTGATGCTCTCCTGCCGTACCTCATCCATGATGCCAAGATGCCTTTTGTCTACAACCGAAGGCTCAGGATTAATGCTGACACAGCAG GATCGGCCGAGTGGATCAGTACTGGCCTGTACCTCTCGCCGGGTTTGAAGACTGAGATGATCATGCCAGCAGAACTCGTCAACAAGAACTGGATG GTTCAGATTGGTTGTCAATCAGACTATCTGAAGCATGAAGAGTTGAAGAGAGCACCGCGTGTTCATCAGACATTTCTCGTCGACACGGAAAAGATGGAGGTGTGGAACCTGTGGGGGGGACTCATCTACCTGGTGGCTCCACCCAACATGAAGGTGGAGGGGGCAGAGGTCAGAGTGCAGATAGCCACTCCTGCTCCTTATTATAAGTGTG GTGTGACCACAGCAGATGAGTGGCCGTCGCTGCGCACAGCTCCTGCACCCTGGGCAGAGTTTGAGTTTGACAACATCGTCCTTACTGTCCCATCAGAAGTTATTCGAGGCCTGGAGCGCCCTGATGAGGTGGCAGGGCTCTGGAATGACATCATGAAGGGAGTTGCAGATCTGGCTGTCATACCACGAAAGTTTGAACGCAAAGAGCGCATTGTTGCAGATGTGCAGATTTCTGCTG gTTGGATGCATGCTGGTTATCCTGTAATGATGCACTCATCTAAAGCATCTGAACTGTTCAGACTGAATGATGCCAGGACCAAAGGCCTGTGGGGAGAAAGTCATGAACTGGGACACAACCAACAGAGAAGCAACTGGGAGTTCAGACCACACACCACAGAGGCAACATGCAACCTGTGGTCAGTGTATGTGCATGAAGAGGTGCTGGGGCTCAACAGGGCAAAG GCTCATGAAGCTTTGACCTTAAAAGAGCGGAAGGAACGTGTAGAAAAGTACATCAGGGAGGGCAGGAACCTCAGCAACTGGAAATTGTGGGTGGCCCTGGAGACATACCTGCAG